The Tachyglossus aculeatus isolate mTacAcu1 chromosome 22, mTacAcu1.pri, whole genome shotgun sequence genome window below encodes:
- the CNTF gene encoding ciliary neurotrophic factor, translating to MPTGSVGGTPRAQPPGRPGPAELPMALAGPGPGAPHRRSLCTRSIWLARKIRSDLTALLDSYVEHQGLSGHLNLDSVAGVPPASTDRWSEMTEAERLQENLRAYRAFHALLGQVLEVQRALLTPTEVDFHEAIHAVLVQVAAFIFQLEELMGFLEHAIPPHESPGAPGGAQLGAFEKKLLGLKVLRELEQWTLRSVRDLRLISSPSHDGVPVHAGQRLAEVQKM from the exons ATGCCAACCGGGTCGGTGGGCGGGACTCCTCGGGCTCAGCCGCCGGGTCGCCCGGGGCCGGCTGAGCTTCCCATGGCtttggccgggcccgggcccggggccccccACCGCCGGAGCCTCTGCACCCGTTCTATCTGGCTGGCGAGGAAGATCCGCTCAGACCTGACTGCCCTCCTGGACTCTTAC GTTGAGCACCAGGGCCTGAGCGGCCACCTCAACCTGGATTCCGTGGCCGGCGTGCCCCCGGCCAGCACGGACCGCTGGAGCGAGATGACGGAGGCGGAGCGGCTCCAGGAGAACCTCAGAGCCTACCGGGCGTTCCACGCCCTGCTGGGCCAGGTCCTGGAGGTCCAGAGAGCCCTCTTGACCCCGACTGAAGTTGACTTCCACGAGGCCATCCACGCGGTCCTGGTCCAGGTGGCCGCCTTCATCTTCCAGCTGGAGGAGCTGATGGGGTTCCTGGAGCACGCGATCCCTCCGCACGAGAGCCCCGGGGCCCCGGGCGGGGCCCAACTGGGCGCCTTTGAGAAGAAGCTGCTGGGCCTGAAGGTGCTGCGGGAGCTGGAGCAGTGGACGCTGAGGTCTGTCCGGGACCTCCGTCTGATCTCGTCCCCCAGCCACGATGGGGTTCCGGTCCATGCCGGCCAGAGGCTCGCTGAGGTCCAAAAAATGTGA